A single region of the Bacteroidota bacterium genome encodes:
- a CDS encoding T9SS type A sorting domain-containing protein — MKTLTFAVTLILSVLGLYAQTPGALDGTFNTTGYNVNDLSGGDDWGRSVLLQPNGKIIVAGRSYDTKWNFSLERLLPDGTLDAGFGTSGKVITPMGMEGGAYAAARQTDGKIVLAGYYNNGSNYDFALARYDTTGALDVTFDSDGKLSLAIGTAQDVAHAVCIQPDQKILVAGSAGNGSNTDIALARFLSNGAIDPGFGTSGKLTTPVGTGDDDAWSITLQPNGKILVAGYSIAGSDLRAVLIRYLPNGTLDNTFGTGGIAQTASTGQSNVFFSVERQSDGHILCSGYNSLGTTNRNFLIIRTDTTGAADPAFGTGGRVLTDFSGNNDEAYSLLIQPNGQIVAAGYSDNGSVKAFALARFSAAGVLDNAFGTGGLVTTTVGSPDAYGVDAALQPDGKIVVAGRANGASNVDFAVARYNGTILTGVEDELPQLVFSVYPDPVSDFLNIDLTNGEYKMTILDIEGRVILEKSNITNHEKLSVSGFAPGIYVIHITDINTDATAFGKFIKQ; from the coding sequence ATGAAAACTCTGACCTTTGCTGTGACTCTGATTCTATCTGTTCTGGGATTGTATGCCCAAACCCCTGGTGCGCTCGATGGCACGTTCAATACAACTGGTTATAATGTTAACGACCTTTCAGGTGGCGACGACTGGGGTCGCTCGGTATTGCTTCAGCCCAATGGGAAAATTATTGTGGCAGGCCGCAGTTACGACACAAAATGGAATTTTTCACTGGAACGCTTACTGCCTGACGGAACACTCGATGCGGGTTTTGGTACCTCCGGCAAGGTGATTACTCCGATGGGAATGGAAGGCGGCGCCTACGCTGCCGCGCGCCAAACAGACGGGAAAATAGTTCTTGCCGGCTATTATAATAATGGATCGAATTATGATTTTGCACTGGCACGTTATGACACCACCGGCGCACTTGATGTAACCTTCGACAGCGATGGCAAGCTGAGTCTGGCCATTGGAACAGCTCAGGATGTGGCTCATGCCGTGTGTATCCAGCCCGACCAAAAAATTCTTGTGGCCGGTTCGGCAGGTAACGGCTCAAATACTGATATCGCACTGGCCCGCTTTCTTTCTAACGGCGCTATCGATCCGGGCTTTGGTACATCCGGAAAACTAACCACACCCGTCGGTACCGGCGATGATGACGCATGGTCAATTACTCTTCAGCCAAACGGAAAAATACTCGTTGCAGGCTATTCTATTGCCGGCTCCGACCTCAGAGCCGTATTAATAAGGTATCTTCCGAACGGAACACTCGACAATACTTTTGGCACGGGCGGCATTGCACAGACCGCCAGCACCGGGCAGTCCAACGTTTTTTTCTCCGTAGAGAGACAAAGTGACGGACACATTCTTTGCAGTGGATACAACAGCCTTGGAACAACGAACCGTAATTTCTTAATTATCCGCACCGATACTACCGGCGCTGCCGATCCGGCTTTCGGAACGGGTGGCAGAGTACTTACCGATTTCTCGGGAAATAATGACGAAGCATACAGTCTTTTGATACAACCCAATGGTCAGATAGTTGCGGCAGGCTATTCAGACAACGGCTCGGTGAAGGCTTTTGCACTTGCACGCTTTTCAGCTGCCGGTGTGCTCGATAATGCTTTTGGTACAGGCGGTCTGGTTACAACAACGGTTGGTTCGCCCGATGCCTACGGCGTTGATGCAGCGCTTCAGCCCGACGGAAAAATTGTGGTTGCCGGCAGAGCAAATGGCGCATCGAATGTTGATTTTGCAGTAGCTCGCTACAATGGAACTATTCTTACAGGTGTTGAAGATGAGTTGCCGCAGCTGGTCTTCTCTGTTTACCCGGACCCCGTGAGCGATTTTTTGAATATAGACCTCACAAACGGTGAATATAAGATGACTATTTTGGATATAGAAGGACGGGTAATATTGGAAAAATCAAACATCACCAATCATGAGAAGCTTTCTGTCTCAGGTTTTGCACCCGGCATTTATGTAATCCACATAACCGATATAAACACGGATGCAACCGCATTTGGAAAATTTATAAAACAGTAA
- a CDS encoding universal stress protein — protein sequence MEVKSNRSILFPYDFSGVSDCAQEHMVGIARLFGYSIKLLNILDPGTKAYMRKNRLNMGGLKAFLEEMADKFRKEHSQDTEVVIKNVSILKMRKLADSLNVACMVLGIEEPKRRASSIMKVVTKSPVPVFVIQKGAVFSPYKNILFPLDDAADSLQKVGWATAIAKATGATVHIFSVKPSAIPLKEKQYKQIKMVEQVENFFDRHHVEYTTNLATGSLDDFADETIAFGKTVNSDLYIILNRTKKLFSRISSLDMHLIFNHTQTPAICVNKRDLLVAGGFS from the coding sequence ATGGAAGTGAAATCTAACAGGTCCATATTGTTCCCTTATGACTTCTCGGGAGTATCGGACTGCGCACAGGAGCATATGGTCGGCATTGCCAGGTTGTTTGGCTATTCGATTAAATTGTTAAACATTCTTGATCCCGGAACTAAGGCATACATGAGAAAAAATCGCCTGAATATGGGAGGACTCAAAGCTTTTCTTGAGGAAATGGCCGACAAGTTCAGGAAGGAACATTCTCAGGATACTGAAGTTGTTATTAAAAATGTGTCAATTCTGAAGATGCGCAAACTGGCCGATTCGTTGAACGTTGCTTGTATGGTGCTCGGCATTGAGGAACCGAAACGCAGGGCTTCAAGCATCATGAAGGTTGTTACCAAATCGCCGGTTCCGGTATTTGTAATTCAAAAGGGCGCTGTATTTAGCCCGTACAAAAACATCCTTTTCCCGTTGGATGATGCTGCCGACAGCCTGCAAAAAGTGGGCTGGGCAACGGCAATTGCAAAAGCTACCGGAGCTACCGTTCATATATTCTCGGTGAAGCCTTCGGCGATACCGCTGAAGGAAAAACAATACAAGCAGATTAAAATGGTAGAGCAGGTTGAAAACTTCTTTGACCGCCATCATGTAGAATATACTACAAACCTTGCCACCGGGAGCCTCGATGATTTTGCAGATGAAACCATTGCATTTGGCAAAACAGTTAATTCTGATCTCTACATTATACTTAACCGTACTAAAAAACTATTTTCAAGAATCAGCTCGCTGGATATGCATCTTATCTTTAACCACACACAAACGCCTGCTATCTGCGTTAATAAGCGTGACCTGCTTGTTGCCGGAGGTTTTAGCTGA
- a CDS encoding universal stress protein yields MEKLMKEMILVPTDFSEVCYNAITHAVEMAKFLKFKVSVLHVINKETVSQLKKESRGVDAVQDKLKDITLSIKEKYDFDIQVISREGSIFTTISEVAQEIGSSLIVLGTHGKVGIQQHLTGSFALKVILSAFAPVIVIQKGTKFENGYKNIIFPVSTTAEVRQKVKWAVMIAKVFNSKIHLFMKQDAAEELQIKLRGIVNQITDTLDENNIEYLLVPAEKGGNFSKHTLSYAQYTKADLIMVMTNPGALNFVVEPEDEQMIFNQQQVPVMCVNPRELTTLHWFGN; encoded by the coding sequence ATGGAAAAATTGATGAAAGAAATGATTCTCGTTCCGACTGATTTTTCGGAAGTATGTTACAATGCAATTACGCATGCCGTTGAAATGGCGAAATTTTTAAAGTTCAAGGTTTCGGTGCTCCATGTAATCAATAAAGAAACGGTTTCACAACTCAAAAAAGAAAGTCGTGGAGTAGACGCAGTTCAGGATAAATTGAAAGATATTACACTCAGTATTAAAGAAAAATACGATTTCGACATTCAGGTGATTTCCCGCGAAGGATCTATATTTACAACCATCAGTGAGGTGGCACAGGAAATTGGTTCAAGTCTCATCGTTCTCGGTACTCACGGAAAAGTCGGTATTCAGCAACACCTCACGGGAAGTTTTGCCCTGAAGGTTATTCTCAGTGCCTTTGCACCCGTCATCGTGATTCAGAAAGGAACAAAATTCGAAAACGGTTACAAGAATATTATTTTCCCGGTCAGCACAACCGCTGAAGTTCGCCAAAAAGTGAAATGGGCTGTTATGATTGCAAAAGTCTTTAATTCAAAGATTCATCTGTTCATGAAACAGGATGCTGCCGAAGAACTTCAGATAAAATTGCGCGGCATCGTCAATCAGATTACCGATACGCTGGATGAAAATAATATCGAGTACCTGCTCGTTCCGGCTGAAAAGGGTGGTAACTTCAGCAAACATACTCTCAGTTACGCTCAATATACCAAGGCCGATCTTATTATGGTGATGACAAACCCGGGCGCCCTTAACTTTGTTGTTGAACCCGAAGATGAACAAATGATATTCAACCAGCAGCAGGTGCCCGTGATGTGCGTGAACCCACGTGAGCTCACAACTTTACACTGGTTTGGAAATTAA
- a CDS encoding GNAT family N-acetyltransferase yields MKLQKYGVELRRITAGDIELLRQWRNSSHIQPYMNYREYITPEMQETWFHSIDNINNFYYIIWFEGRQIGLFNEKDIDWESRTSETGMFIADPGLIDSHIPILVSLVLCQAGFYILNGKATYARIIRSNTRAIEFSKSFGYVMCPGEEEKEHQKYGLTRERFENTAARLIAAADKVYNNNIILTAVLEEHDRENGVWQLIENIVENSPVPHEREDIDNCRIYRFP; encoded by the coding sequence GTGAAACTGCAAAAATACGGAGTTGAGTTGAGGCGTATCACAGCCGGCGATATTGAATTGCTGCGGCAGTGGCGCAACAGTTCACATATTCAACCGTACATGAATTACCGCGAATATATTACTCCTGAAATGCAGGAAACGTGGTTTCACTCAATTGACAATATCAATAATTTTTATTACATAATCTGGTTCGAAGGCAGGCAAATAGGGCTTTTTAACGAAAAAGACATAGACTGGGAATCCCGCACTTCCGAAACCGGAATGTTCATAGCCGACCCGGGGCTCATTGACAGTCATATCCCGATACTGGTTTCGTTGGTGCTGTGTCAGGCGGGCTTCTATATCCTTAACGGGAAAGCAACCTATGCTCGTATCATACGTTCAAATACACGCGCCATAGAATTTTCAAAGAGTTTTGGTTATGTGATGTGCCCGGGCGAAGAAGAAAAGGAACATCAGAAGTATGGTCTCACACGGGAGCGATTTGAAAATACCGCCGCAAGGCTTATAGCGGCTGCCGATAAAGTCTACAACAACAACATTATTCTTACTGCTGTTCTCGAAGAACATGATAGGGAAAATGGCGTTTGGCAGCTTATTGAGAATATTGTGGAGAACTCACCGGTGCCTCACGAACGCGAAGACATTGACAATTGCCGCATCTACCGGTTTCCCTGA
- a CDS encoding SDR family oxidoreductase yields the protein MSTPFDLTGKHILVTGASSGIGRQTAVSVSKMGGSLIISGRNEERLQQTYQMLEGAGHQQFQADLTDENKIKELVATVGALDGMVHCAGILRPYPVKFITQKQIDEMMSVNLYSAIHLSAQLVHKKKFVQGASLIYISSVSGKEKPYYGGALYAASKAGLEAFCRVLALELAPRGIRANCISPAIVKTPIFDEFIGGIASQENVDAYSKQYPFGFGEPEDVANAAIYLLSGGSRWVTGATIVLDGGLTLT from the coding sequence ATGAGTACTCCATTTGACCTTACGGGAAAGCACATTCTGGTTACAGGTGCCTCATCGGGAATTGGCCGGCAAACGGCCGTTTCGGTGAGTAAAATGGGCGGCTCGCTTATCATCAGCGGTCGCAACGAAGAGCGCTTGCAACAGACATATCAAATGCTTGAAGGTGCCGGTCATCAGCAATTTCAGGCAGACCTTACCGACGAGAATAAAATAAAAGAGTTGGTGGCAACCGTGGGCGCTCTCGACGGAATGGTGCACTGCGCGGGCATTCTGAGACCTTACCCGGTGAAATTTATTACGCAAAAGCAGATTGATGAAATGATGTCGGTGAATCTGTATTCCGCGATACATCTGAGTGCCCAGCTGGTTCATAAAAAGAAATTTGTGCAGGGAGCTTCCCTGATTTATATTTCTTCGGTATCGGGAAAAGAAAAACCCTATTATGGCGGTGCGCTGTATGCCGCATCAAAAGCTGGACTCGAGGCTTTCTGCAGAGTGCTGGCGCTGGAACTGGCACCTCGCGGAATCCGCGCAAACTGCATTTCGCCCGCCATTGTGAAAACTCCGATATTTGATGAATTTATCGGTGGTATTGCATCTCAGGAAAATGTGGATGCCTATTCTAAGCAATATCCATTTGGTTTTGGTGAGCCCGAGGATGTTGCCAATGCCGCTATATACCTGCTGTCAGGTGGCTCACGCTGGGTTACCGGTGCAACTATTGTACTCGACGGCGGACTGACCTTAACTTAA
- a CDS encoding HD domain-containing protein — protein sequence MKFDSVKQFILDLLEKEIPASYHYHSVSHTLDVLAAAERIARAENMGENQIIYLKTAAVLHDSGMIQTYKGHEVASIEIARRILPGYNYTPVDIEKICSIILATVIEQNPADDCEKIIRDADLDYLGRQDYFIIAQKLRLEWQLLGVKEFTQKDWYRYQLAFLSGHRFYTESAQKSNEEGKQKNIRLIKDLLGE from the coding sequence ATGAAATTCGACTCTGTAAAGCAATTCATTCTTGACTTGCTGGAAAAAGAAATTCCTGCATCTTATCACTATCATTCCGTGAGCCATACCCTTGATGTTCTGGCTGCTGCCGAAAGAATTGCGCGTGCTGAGAATATGGGCGAGAATCAAATCATTTATTTGAAGACCGCGGCTGTGCTTCACGATTCGGGTATGATTCAAACCTATAAAGGACATGAAGTTGCCTCTATAGAGATTGCCCGAAGGATACTTCCCGGTTATAACTATACTCCGGTTGACATAGAAAAAATTTGCTCAATTATTTTAGCCACTGTTATTGAGCAGAATCCGGCAGATGATTGCGAAAAAATAATCCGTGATGCCGATTTGGATTATCTGGGTCGCCAGGATTATTTTATTATTGCTCAAAAACTCAGGCTTGAATGGCAACTTTTGGGAGTCAAAGAATTTACCCAAAAAGATTGGTACCGCTATCAACTGGCATTTTTATCAGGACATCGGTTCTATACTGAATCGGCACAGAAAAGTAATGAAGAAGGAAAACAGAAAAATATCAGGCTCATCAAAGATTTACTCGGCGAATAA
- a CDS encoding ketoacyl-ACP synthase III: MASFTCSGVRVAGIAACVPEAEISNHDYTWIPEKERNLLIKTTGVEKRRVAADGVTTSDLTIAAANRLLDDMGWSRSEIGILVFVSQSRDYPLPATSCIIQDRMGLPQTTYTIDINQGCSGYIYGLSSVMGLMSSFGIGKGLLMVGDISTKHTSYRDKSAYPLFGDAGTATALELNKNTPGTSFNIRTDGSGYEAIIIPDGGMRNLISKKSFDYKKISEGIYRHRVQLALDGIRVFNFALAEVVPNINELLSKEGISIEDADYLILHQANLLINDTIRRKMKLQKEKVPVSITRFGNTSCASIPLTMVSEIGQELREKPLKMVLSGFGVGLSWGSAILHTDKIICPELIEYTQQ, encoded by the coding sequence ATGGCAAGCTTTACCTGTAGCGGCGTTCGCGTGGCAGGCATTGCCGCCTGTGTTCCTGAAGCGGAAATTTCAAACCACGATTATACATGGATTCCGGAAAAGGAACGCAACCTGCTTATCAAAACCACGGGCGTTGAAAAGCGTCGCGTAGCGGCTGATGGCGTTACCACTTCCGACCTTACAATTGCTGCTGCCAACCGCCTGCTCGACGATATGGGCTGGAGCCGAAGCGAAATCGGCATTCTGGTATTTGTTTCGCAAAGCCGCGACTATCCGCTGCCCGCCACTTCCTGCATCATACAGGACAGGATGGGTCTGCCACAAACAACCTACACCATTGATATTAACCAGGGCTGCTCAGGGTATATCTATGGATTATCGTCGGTAATGGGGCTGATGAGCTCTTTTGGTATTGGTAAAGGTTTGCTGATGGTGGGCGATATTTCTACAAAGCATACTTCGTACCGCGACAAAAGCGCCTATCCGCTGTTTGGCGATGCAGGCACTGCCACTGCACTTGAACTGAATAAAAACACTCCGGGTACATCATTCAATATCCGCACCGATGGCTCGGGATATGAGGCCATCATTATTCCCGACGGAGGTATGAGGAACCTGATCAGTAAAAAGTCATTCGATTATAAAAAGATATCTGAAGGAATATACAGACACCGCGTGCAGCTTGCACTCGACGGCATTCGTGTTTTCAATTTTGCACTTGCCGAAGTCGTGCCGAACATCAATGAATTGTTGAGTAAAGAAGGTATCTCTATTGAAGATGCCGATTATCTGATTCTGCACCAGGCAAACCTGCTGATTAACGATACCATCAGGCGAAAGATGAAGCTGCAGAAAGAGAAAGTTCCTGTGTCGATAACCAGATTCGGCAATACGAGTTGCGCGTCAATACCGTTAACTATGGTATCTGAAATAGGGCAGGAGCTGCGCGAAAAGCCGCTGAAGATGGTGCTTTCCGGATTCGGCGTCGGCTTATCGTGGGGAAGCGCCATCCTGCACACCGATAAAATAATTTGTCCTGAACTAATTGAATATACACAGCAATGA
- a CDS encoding long-chain fatty acid--CoA ligase, which translates to MEQISRLFDLLDYSISGYNKKVALSGKKSGEWVNLSGPEWKEQANLVALSLIDAGISVGDNIATLSNSRPEWSVVDMGIMLAGCVHVPINPSVSESDLIFILNEAEVSWIFVANKYLYNKVRSIAVHAPLLKTVCSFDHINGAFIFSDMLRKASASGNIHLLESRKAEVDTDDVATIIYTSGTTNRPKGVMLTHRNIIDNVTRISGCYDICEGTHVLSYLPLSHILERSFVYMYVYLGMSVYFAESLGGITGNFADVKPGFMTTVPLLLEKTYGAFVESGRNLTGFKRMMFNFAHRVAETYPINGKPSLWYRMKQQIADAFVFCKWKRNLGGRLKTMVCGGAALQEKILCAYWAMGIKVLEGYGLTETSPVISNNHSKNYRLGTIGKILEGVDVKIADDGEILVKGSTVMKGYYKNPDVTAEVIDADGYFHTGDIGIIVDGCFLKITGRKKDVFKTSSGMYVSPESIENKLKQTGALSYAFVTGANKNFLVALLIPEPVFLQAWCSANGVTFENIEEVISDDKVIAFYSNLIEDYNRFVFETEMIGRFALLHDCWGIETGEMTPKMSLKRGVIELKYRQIIDRLYYYS; encoded by the coding sequence ATGGAACAGATTAGCCGCCTATTTGATCTTTTGGATTATTCTATTTCCGGATACAATAAAAAGGTTGCCCTTTCGGGAAAGAAAAGCGGCGAATGGGTGAATCTGTCTGGTCCTGAATGGAAAGAACAAGCAAACCTTGTTGCGCTCTCTTTGATTGATGCGGGAATTTCTGTTGGCGACAATATTGCAACCCTTTCCAACAGCCGCCCCGAATGGAGTGTAGTCGACATGGGAATCATGTTGGCCGGCTGTGTGCACGTTCCAATCAATCCTTCGGTGAGCGAAAGCGATCTGATTTTTATTCTGAATGAGGCAGAAGTGAGCTGGATTTTCGTTGCAAATAAGTATTTGTATAACAAGGTCCGAAGCATTGCGGTTCATGCGCCATTGCTTAAAACTGTCTGTTCATTTGACCACATAAACGGTGCCTTTATTTTTTCGGATATGCTTCGCAAAGCAAGTGCTTCCGGCAATATTCACCTGCTTGAATCGCGCAAAGCGGAAGTGGACACCGACGATGTGGCCACCATTATATACACATCAGGCACCACGAACAGACCTAAAGGTGTGATGCTGACACATCGGAACATCATTGATAATGTTACCCGGATATCCGGCTGTTACGATATTTGTGAAGGTACTCATGTGTTGAGTTATCTGCCGCTGAGTCACATTCTTGAACGGTCTTTTGTGTATATGTATGTGTACCTTGGGATGAGTGTTTATTTTGCCGAAAGTCTGGGCGGCATTACAGGGAATTTTGCCGATGTAAAACCCGGCTTTATGACTACGGTGCCGCTGCTGCTGGAAAAAACCTACGGCGCATTTGTTGAAAGCGGCAGAAACTTGACGGGCTTCAAACGTATGATGTTCAATTTTGCCCACAGAGTTGCTGAAACCTACCCCATCAATGGCAAGCCATCGTTATGGTATAGAATGAAACAGCAGATAGCGGATGCTTTTGTTTTCTGTAAATGGAAACGTAATCTGGGCGGAAGGCTTAAAACAATGGTATGCGGTGGTGCCGCTCTTCAGGAAAAAATTCTGTGCGCATACTGGGCAATGGGAATAAAGGTGCTGGAGGGATACGGGCTTACGGAAACATCGCCGGTGATTTCTAACAATCATTCGAAAAATTACCGTCTGGGGACCATCGGCAAAATACTTGAAGGCGTGGATGTGAAAATTGCCGACGACGGCGAAATACTGGTCAAAGGCTCAACCGTGATGAAAGGGTATTATAAAAATCCTGATGTTACGGCGGAAGTTATTGATGCCGACGGGTATTTCCATACAGGCGATATCGGTATAATTGTAGACGGCTGTTTTCTGAAAATCACAGGACGGAAAAAGGATGTTTTTAAAACATCTTCCGGCATGTATGTTTCCCCTGAATCTATTGAAAACAAGCTTAAACAGACCGGAGCACTTTCTTATGCTTTTGTTACCGGTGCAAATAAAAATTTTCTGGTGGCACTGCTTATACCTGAACCTGTATTTTTACAAGCCTGGTGCAGCGCGAATGGTGTTACCTTTGAAAATATTGAAGAGGTGATTTCCGACGATAAAGTGATTGCCTTTTATAGCAACCTGATTGAAGATTATAACAGATTCGTTTTTGAAACCGAAATGATTGGTCGCTTTGCACTGCTTCACGATTGCTGGGGCATTGAAACCGGTGAAATGACGCCCAAGATGAGCCTGAAACGCGGAGTGATAGAGCTGAAGTACAGACAAATCATTGACCGCTTATACTATTATAGTTGA
- a CDS encoding glycosyltransferase family 2 protein translates to MDEIVYSLVIPVLNAAETLDETYSRADATMSSTGKKFEIIFVDDGSTDASWSTLSRLQKAHPDKVTAIALSRNFGQHNATLCGFGFAKGEYIITMDDDLQTPPEEILKLIAHHTEYETALVYGYYAKKQHSVIRNTGSSMLKKAGKMLAKNPGEGSSFRLIEKALVERILTHVQNFVFIDELLLWYTSDIGFVEVQHEKSHKKSASSYSSRKLFGLAANIMIYYSSLPLRIMIWGGFLSSIVSFLFGLYFLVRKFMHMAMHGYTSIIVAILFSTSIIVFSIGILGEYLNRLYMVQNRKPSFHIKRILK, encoded by the coding sequence ATGGACGAGATAGTATATTCTTTGGTCATCCCGGTTTTAAATGCTGCTGAAACGCTCGATGAAACGTATAGCAGGGCAGATGCAACCATGTCGTCAACAGGCAAAAAGTTTGAGATAATTTTCGTCGATGACGGCAGTACCGATGCAAGCTGGAGCACTTTAAGCAGACTGCAGAAAGCCCATCCCGATAAGGTAACTGCAATCGCACTGTCCCGGAATTTTGGTCAGCATAATGCCACGCTCTGCGGTTTCGGTTTTGCCAAAGGTGAATATATCATTACCATGGACGACGACCTGCAGACACCGCCCGAGGAAATTTTGAAGCTCATAGCACATCATACTGAGTACGAAACAGCGCTTGTTTATGGGTATTATGCCAAAAAACAACACTCGGTTATCAGGAATACCGGAAGCAGCATGCTGAAAAAAGCCGGAAAAATGCTTGCGAAAAATCCGGGTGAAGGCTCGTCATTCAGACTTATTGAAAAGGCACTGGTGGAGCGGATATTGACGCATGTTCAGAATTTTGTTTTTATTGATGAACTGCTTCTGTGGTACACCTCTGATATCGGTTTTGTTGAGGTGCAGCATGAAAAAAGTCATAAGAAATCCGCATCCTCATACTCCAGCCGTAAGCTGTTTGGTCTTGCAGCCAATATCATGATTTATTATTCATCGCTGCCCTTGCGCATCATGATATGGGGTGGCTTTTTATCATCCATCGTCAGCTTTCTGTTCGGGCTGTATTTTCTGGTTCGTAAATTTATGCACATGGCTATGCACGGGTATACCAGCATTATTGTTGCCATACTTTTTTCGACCAGCATCATTGTGTTCAGCATCGGCATTTTAGGCGAATATCTGAATCGCCTGTACATGGTGCAGAACAGGAAACCATCGTTTCACATCAAAAGAATTTTAAAGTGA
- the crcB gene encoding fluoride efflux transporter CrcB gives MKVILAIGSGSFIGGVSRYLLSQFIQTRSTTAFPFGTLGVNLIGCLLIGIVFGISDKSNMGHEWKMFLATGLLGGFTTFSAFSNETISMLRDGQLLNAGYYISASVVLGLAATFLGFMIVRFF, from the coding sequence ATGAAGGTTATTTTAGCAATCGGGTCGGGGAGTTTTATTGGAGGCGTATCACGCTATCTGCTTTCTCAATTTATTCAAACACGCTCAACCACTGCCTTTCCGTTTGGTACACTCGGAGTGAACCTCATTGGTTGTTTGCTTATCGGAATCGTTTTTGGCATCAGCGACAAAAGCAATATGGGCCATGAATGGAAGATGTTTCTCGCTACAGGATTGCTTGGTGGGTTCACTACGTTCTCAGCGTTTTCAAACGAAACAATCAGTATGCTGCGCGACGGACAACTGCTGAATGCCGGATATTATATTTCAGCAAGCGTGGTTCTGGGACTTGCGGCAACCTTTCTCGGTTTTATGATTGTCAGATTTTTCTAG
- a CDS encoding GAF domain-containing protein translates to MAFSPMDTDKKTGRYSRIVSQLDELLKKSDDITAQMATISAVLHHKMDYFFWCGFYRMVEHELIVGPYQGPVACQVLQKNTGVCWAGIRRNETIVVPDVHLFPGHIACDSRSKSEIVVPVRNSKGEVIAVLDVDSKELNSFDDTDAHFLEKIVGLINC, encoded by the coding sequence ATGGCATTTTCACCCATGGACACGGATAAAAAGACCGGTCGCTACAGCCGAATCGTCTCTCAACTGGATGAATTATTAAAGAAGAGCGATGATATCACTGCGCAGATGGCCACCATCAGTGCAGTGCTTCACCATAAAATGGATTACTTCTTTTGGTGCGGATTTTACCGGATGGTAGAACATGAATTAATTGTTGGACCATACCAGGGACCTGTGGCTTGTCAGGTACTGCAAAAAAATACCGGCGTGTGCTGGGCGGGAATACGTCGTAATGAAACCATTGTTGTTCCCGACGTTCACCTGTTTCCCGGTCATATTGCCTGCGACTCCCGTTCAAAATCCGAGATTGTGGTTCCGGTGAGAAATTCAAAAGGTGAAGTCATCGCAGTGCTTGATGTGGACAGTAAAGAGTTGAATTCATTCGATGATACCGATGCGCATTTCCTGGAAAAAATAGTTGGTCTGATTAATTGTTAA
- a CDS encoding acyl carrier protein codes for MEISEFIKQIEAEFEDLKPGLLKPESNFREMFDWNSVNALIIIAMISTEYDVTITAEDLRNSKTVIDLYNIIKSRVIN; via the coding sequence ATGGAAATATCAGAATTCATCAAACAGATAGAAGCCGAATTTGAAGACCTGAAGCCCGGCTTGCTGAAGCCGGAAAGCAATTTCAGAGAAATGTTTGACTGGAATTCGGTGAATGCCCTCATCATTATTGCAATGATTTCTACCGAATACGATGTAACCATCACTGCTGAAGATCTTCGGAATTCGAAAACGGTTATCGATCTTTACAACATCATAAAAAGCAGGGTCATAAACTAA